Proteins encoded by one window of Micromonospora coxensis:
- a CDS encoding proteasome assembly chaperone family protein, translating to MLDPHELYQLTDDLPDLGQPVLIQALTGFVDAGSASRLAREQLLTSLESRRIATFDVDQLFDYRSRRPVMTFVEDHWEHYDAPELALHLLHDDDETPFLLLTGPEPDLQWERFVAAVAALAARLDVRLTVGLNSIPMAVPHTRPTGVTAHATRRELIAGYEPWLQRVQVPGSVGHLLEYRLGEQGRDAAGFAAHVPHYVAQTEYPAAAEVLLSSVSRTTGLLLPSDSLRSAAEVVRVEIDRQVAQTDEAAALVQALEEQYDAFARGRGEKNLLATEAGPLPTADELGAELERFLAEQSRPGDTPNT from the coding sequence GTGCTCGACCCACACGAGCTGTACCAGCTCACCGACGACCTGCCCGACCTCGGCCAGCCGGTGCTGATCCAGGCGCTCACCGGCTTCGTCGACGCCGGCAGCGCCAGCCGCCTGGCCCGCGAGCAGCTGCTGACCTCGCTGGAGTCGCGTCGGATCGCCACCTTCGACGTCGACCAGCTCTTCGACTACCGCTCCCGGCGTCCGGTGATGACCTTCGTCGAGGACCACTGGGAGCACTACGACGCGCCCGAGCTGGCGCTGCACCTGCTGCACGACGACGACGAGACCCCGTTCCTGCTGCTCACCGGCCCCGAGCCGGACCTGCAGTGGGAGCGGTTCGTGGCGGCGGTCGCCGCCCTGGCCGCCCGGCTCGACGTCCGGCTCACCGTCGGGCTCAACTCGATCCCGATGGCCGTGCCGCACACCCGTCCGACCGGGGTGACCGCGCACGCCACCCGACGTGAGCTGATCGCCGGCTACGAGCCCTGGTTGCAGCGCGTGCAGGTCCCCGGCAGCGTCGGGCACCTGCTGGAGTACCGCCTCGGCGAGCAGGGCCGGGACGCGGCCGGCTTCGCCGCGCACGTGCCGCACTACGTCGCCCAGACCGAGTACCCGGCCGCCGCCGAGGTGCTGCTCTCCTCCGTCTCGCGCACCACCGGGCTGCTGCTGCCGAGCGACAGCCTGCGCAGCGCCGCCGAGGTGGTCCGGGTGGAGATCGACCGTCAGGTCGCGCAGACCGACGAGGCCGCCGCCCTGGTCCAGGCCCTGGAGGAGCAGTACGACGCCTTCGCCCGCGGACGCGGCGAGAAGAACCTGCTCGCCACCGAGGCCGGGCCGCTGCCGACCGCCGACGAACTCGGCGCGGAGCTGGAGCGCTTCCTGGCCGAACAGAGCCGCCCCGGCGACACCCCGAA
- a CDS encoding GDSL-type esterase/lipase family protein, with amino-acid sequence MPRRWVAAAACLLALVALACEEGGSGSPRPTPKPGQPGLPATMAALGDSISTGFGSCLVLTSCQRNSWSTGDGIRVESHYRRLLDADPGLRGRARNHAAPGARAGALAGQAEAAVRDKADYVTVLIGANDACRTDVDQMTPVATFRSQVDRGLRVLREGRPKARVLVVSIPDLHRLWEIGHTEPRATRAWRAGVCPALLANPTSTAPADRARRATFRQRIDAYNAQLKAACRAYGSRCRHDGGAAHRARFTLDDVNALDWFHPNVSGQNRLADVTFPAAGWRL; translated from the coding sequence ATGCCACGCCGCTGGGTCGCCGCCGCCGCCTGCCTCCTGGCCCTGGTCGCCCTCGCCTGCGAGGAGGGCGGGTCCGGCTCGCCCCGCCCGACGCCGAAACCCGGGCAGCCCGGCCTTCCCGCCACGATGGCCGCGCTGGGCGACTCGATCAGCACCGGCTTCGGCTCCTGCCTGGTGCTCACCTCCTGCCAGCGCAACTCGTGGTCCACCGGCGACGGCATCCGGGTGGAGAGCCACTACCGCCGGCTGCTCGACGCCGACCCGGGCCTGCGCGGCCGGGCCCGCAACCACGCCGCGCCCGGAGCCCGCGCCGGCGCGCTCGCCGGTCAGGCCGAGGCCGCCGTCCGTGACAAGGCGGACTACGTGACCGTGCTGATCGGCGCCAACGACGCCTGCCGCACGGACGTCGACCAGATGACGCCGGTGGCGACGTTCCGCAGCCAGGTCGACCGGGGCCTGCGGGTGCTGCGGGAGGGCCGGCCCAAGGCGCGGGTGCTGGTGGTGAGCATCCCCGACCTGCACCGGCTCTGGGAGATCGGGCACACCGAGCCACGCGCCACCCGGGCCTGGCGGGCCGGTGTCTGCCCGGCGCTGCTGGCGAACCCGACCTCCACCGCGCCGGCCGACCGGGCCCGCCGGGCCACCTTCCGGCAGCGGATCGACGCCTACAACGCGCAACTGAAGGCGGCCTGCCGGGCGTACGGGTCACGCTGCCGGCACGACGGCGGCGCGGCGCACCGGGCCCGGTTCACCCTCGACGACGTCAACGCGCTGGACTGGTTCCACCCCAACGTCTCCGGGCAGAACCGGCTCGCCGACGTCACCTTCCCGGCCGCCGGGTGGCGGCTCTGA
- a CDS encoding EcsC family protein: MTDAVPVDDEPTVPTPPPATPAAATTPVTTPSGEPDAPEAPPATLWDRMREDPQYAPEHLALEAVRRLGPEAAAWAARARAERPHASADELAEQAVRRFVNRARLSGAVSGAAGLPGAVIDVGVLAWTQARLVLHVAAAYGADPLHPDRATDLLVLQKVHKAAEAARLALGVAAGRERAGALFGHAAQSPLGKVMLQLGIRLARMAGVRAAKRMFAKVVPGAAIILGTWANSSATKDLAERARALYRAGRPGVPQPRRP; encoded by the coding sequence GTGACCGACGCCGTGCCCGTCGACGACGAACCGACCGTCCCCACGCCACCGCCGGCCACCCCCGCCGCCGCGACCACCCCGGTCACCACCCCGAGCGGGGAGCCGGACGCCCCCGAGGCGCCGCCGGCGACGCTCTGGGACCGGATGCGGGAGGACCCGCAGTACGCTCCGGAGCACCTCGCCCTGGAGGCGGTCCGCCGGCTCGGTCCGGAGGCCGCCGCGTGGGCGGCCCGGGCCCGCGCCGAGCGGCCCCACGCCTCCGCCGACGAGCTGGCCGAGCAGGCGGTCCGCCGGTTCGTCAACCGGGCACGCCTCTCCGGGGCGGTCTCCGGAGCGGCCGGCCTGCCCGGTGCGGTCATCGACGTCGGCGTGCTGGCCTGGACCCAGGCCCGGCTGGTGCTGCACGTCGCCGCCGCGTACGGGGCGGACCCGTTGCACCCGGACCGGGCCACCGACCTGTTGGTGCTGCAGAAGGTGCACAAGGCCGCCGAGGCGGCACGGCTGGCCCTCGGGGTCGCCGCGGGGCGGGAACGGGCCGGCGCGCTCTTCGGTCACGCGGCGCAGAGCCCGCTGGGCAAGGTGATGCTGCAACTCGGCATCCGGTTGGCCCGGATGGCCGGGGTCCGGGCGGCCAAGCGGATGTTCGCCAAGGTCGTCCCCGGCGCCGCGATCATCCTCGGCACCTGGGCCAACTCCTCGGCCACCAAGGACCTCGCCGAGCGGGCCCGGGCGCTCTACCGGGCCGGCCGGCCCGGCGTCCCCCAGCCTCGCCGACCCTGA
- a CDS encoding peptidase M23 — MRDDDTIDDQYAPEGTTGRSDDTPSSVQVGVLRGTAATRLLRTRLGALVNPRRPARVVLATGVVSCLGLATFAGFQAFPADPVTPVGAEAALAERAQQDVASRGHDRTPATTSPAPVPASPTASPTASASPTATKKAKPKPKPKPKPKRIAPVAGLDRMQMDNAVKIVKAGREMGAPRQALVIAVATAMQESKLYNYASGVLPESQNYPHQAIGWDHDSVGLFQQRPSSGWGTVADLMDPAYATRAFLAVLLEIPGWQNLPLTVAAQAVQVSAFPDAYAQHEWLATEVVEAVLG, encoded by the coding sequence ATGCGTGACGACGACACCATCGACGACCAGTACGCCCCCGAGGGCACGACTGGCCGTTCGGACGATACCCCCTCGTCCGTTCAGGTCGGCGTTCTCCGTGGCACCGCGGCGACCCGTCTCCTCCGTACCCGCCTCGGCGCCCTCGTTAACCCCCGCCGCCCGGCCCGGGTGGTCCTCGCCACCGGCGTGGTCTCCTGCCTGGGGCTGGCCACCTTCGCCGGCTTCCAGGCGTTCCCCGCCGACCCGGTGACGCCGGTCGGCGCCGAGGCCGCCCTCGCCGAGCGGGCGCAGCAGGACGTCGCCTCCCGTGGGCACGACCGCACCCCGGCCACCACGTCCCCCGCGCCCGTCCCCGCCTCCCCGACCGCATCCCCGACCGCCTCCGCGTCCCCCACCGCCACCAAGAAGGCCAAGCCGAAGCCGAAGCCCAAGCCGAAGCCGAAGCGGATCGCCCCGGTGGCCGGCCTGGACCGCATGCAGATGGACAACGCGGTGAAGATCGTCAAGGCCGGCCGCGAGATGGGCGCCCCCCGGCAGGCGCTGGTCATCGCCGTCGCCACCGCCATGCAGGAGAGCAAGCTCTACAACTACGCCAGCGGCGTGCTGCCCGAGTCGCAGAACTACCCGCACCAGGCCATCGGATGGGACCACGACTCGGTCGGGCTGTTCCAGCAGCGGCCGAGCAGCGGCTGGGGCACGGTCGCCGACCTGATGGACCCGGCGTACGCCACCCGGGCGTTTCTGGCCGTGCTGCTGGAGATCCCGGGCTGGCAGAACCTGCCGCTGACCGTCGCCGCCCAGGCCGTGCAGGTCTCCGCGTTCCCGGACGCGTACGCCCAGCACGAGTGGCTCGCCACCGAGGTGGTCGAGGCCGTCCTGGGGTGA
- a CDS encoding DUF6343 family protein: protein MTRSQPRRARGTVGHAYSALNLRLVLALFGLVSMTVFAVLAFRADVAWLGVACAVLAVVAAVDLVVIQRRRAARRREEPGTRHSLFE from the coding sequence ATGACGAGATCGCAGCCCCGGCGTGCCCGTGGCACGGTCGGGCACGCCTACAGCGCGCTGAACCTCCGCCTGGTGCTGGCCCTGTTCGGCCTGGTCAGCATGACCGTCTTCGCGGTGCTCGCCTTCCGGGCCGACGTGGCCTGGCTGGGCGTGGCGTGTGCGGTCCTCGCCGTGGTCGCCGCGGTCGACCTGGTCGTCATCCAGCGCCGCCGCGCCGCCCGCCGCCGCGAGGAGCCGGGCACGCGGCACTCACTCTTCGAGTGA
- a CDS encoding antibiotic biosynthesis monooxygenase: MTMTHAVPVTVAIARRADPARAHEMVAWMRAGTALAESFPGFLGAGWVQSAPGSAEWHMLYRFADGDTLRRWEESPQRHWWLTSAQGIVEHTRTERRTGIEGWFDPPVDHVVELAAPAAGEPVAPATPPRWKQAVTIWLAFFPLSLTATLLTARFIGDTPLALRTLIMTLCLTPLMTYLVLPRITRALHWWLHGQPAPWRTPRHPS; the protein is encoded by the coding sequence ATGACCATGACCCACGCGGTGCCGGTGACCGTCGCGATCGCCCGGCGCGCCGACCCCGCGCGTGCCCACGAGATGGTCGCCTGGATGCGTGCCGGCACCGCGCTGGCCGAGAGCTTCCCGGGGTTCCTCGGCGCCGGCTGGGTGCAGAGCGCCCCCGGCTCGGCCGAGTGGCACATGCTCTACCGCTTCGCCGACGGTGACACGCTGCGCCGTTGGGAGGAGTCGCCGCAGCGGCACTGGTGGCTCACCTCGGCGCAGGGCATCGTCGAGCACACCCGTACCGAGCGGCGCACCGGCATCGAGGGCTGGTTCGACCCGCCGGTGGACCACGTGGTGGAGCTGGCGGCGCCGGCCGCCGGGGAGCCGGTCGCGCCGGCCACCCCGCCGCGCTGGAAGCAGGCCGTGACGATCTGGCTGGCGTTCTTCCCGTTGAGCCTGACCGCGACCCTGCTCACCGCCCGGTTCATCGGTGACACCCCGCTGGCCCTGCGTACGCTGATCATGACGCTCTGCCTGACCCCGCTGATGACGTACCTGGTGCTGCCCCGGATCACCCGGGCGCTGCACTGGTGGCTGCACGGGCAGCCCGCGCCGTGGCGGACACCGCGCCACCCGTCCTAG